TAGCGACTGAACGACGGACAGAGCCCGGGAGATCGATACTCCACTCTTTAGATCCATCTTGTAGGTCCAGCGAGTACAGCGTTCCGGCCTGCGTACCGACCACAACACGATTGTCCGCAATAGTAGGTGCCGCTGTCGTCTCACCATCGGTATCGAACTGCCAGAGTCGTTCGCCCGAAACGGCGTCGTAGCTGACGACCTGAGGGGTTCCCGCTCCGTAGACGACTGTCTCACCGGTCACCGCTGGCGTCGAAGCGTACTCACCAAGGGTGTGACGCCATCGCTCAGTACCGTCGTGATCGAACGCCGCCACAGATGTGGTCCCGAGGCCCCCACCAACCAAGACACCGTCTTCGGTCACAGCTGGTGAGCTGTTTATGTCGGCATCTGTGAGGGCTCGCCATGTGATATCACCGCTGTCGGCGTCGACTGCCGCCAGTCCCCGGTCTTCGTTCTCCCCGCCGTTCCAAACTGTGACGTAAACCGTCCCGTCGTACACTGCTGGTGTCGAAGAACCGTCGTGGCCGACATCAGTGATCCATTGGCGCTGCCCTGTCGCACGGTCAAGTTGGACGAGTTTTCCCCCGAAGGAGACATACACCCGGTCATCAACAACGACCGGTTGGGAGTGGTCGTATCGATGGGGTGTCCGACGCCAGTATGTCGTCACTCCATCCGTCGGCCCTGTTGCATCGAGATTTCCTGTATGTTCGGGAGAGCCCTGAAATTGCGGAATCACACCGCCAATATCGCCACCAATCGGAACCTCACGGTTCATGATCGGTGTCGTGGCGGGTTTGGCTCCGTCGTTTCCGCTGTCCCCGAGACAGCCCGCAATCCCAGTGAGGCTGGTGCTTGCGAGGACTCCAAGGACAGACCGTCTGTTCATAGCTTCAGAAACTGTTGTACGTGGTAAATGTCTTCTGTAGGGTCATATCGCTCCACTTAGTTGGTATTGATGTACAGGCCATACCGGTAGAATTCGTCGTTGTACCAGAGTTGTTTGCCATTCTCTGCTGTGTCGACCGCTCCAAGTCCGAGAAGATCAAGCAGCCTCTCAAATGCCTCAGTTATTGGAGCCTCTTCTGTGTAGGTCTCTTCGGCAATCGCCTGCTCGAGGATCTCTTGTGGTTCTGCTGGCAACGCATCTGGAGAGAGTTCCGTATCGATCCGAGAGCCGAAGACAACCTTGCGGAAGTCGCTCTGGGAGCTTGCCACCTCAACAGCAAAGGCGGTATGAGCGGTTTCTGTGAGTTGCTCCGTCGTGATGTCGACACGGTAGGCCCACGCCCCGCTATCGGTCATGGTCACGACTTGTTCATTTAATTCACCGCTTGCGAGTCGACTCTCACGTTCGCTCGGCCACCGTAACACATACCCGTCGTCTCGAAGCAACTCTGCAGTGCCTGATTCTCCACCACTCACAGTATATGAGTGCAGTATTTTTATGATTCGAGCACTCGGTCGGTCTAGCGTCTCAACCAGAATCGAATCATCAGGTACCTGCTCTTGTGGGACGGTCTCAACGCGAACTATCTGTCGCTCTATCTGCTGTCGACCAGTGACGACGTATTTGGTCTGATAATACGATCCCTCGTACTCTACGTAGGCGTCGGTCGGCAATGGTTCAAAGCCATACGTCGTGTGTCGTCCCTCTGGGAGAATATTCTCAAGGGCAGTTTGTGCAGGCCCGCCGAACAAGGAGCTATTATCTGGTTCGTAGAGGGCATACTCGACAGGTGAGCTCTCAATCCGATCAATATCGAGGGTATACTCCTTAGTTGTGCCTTGAGATCCAAAATTGGTATCGTTCAGACAACCTGTGAGAGTCGTGAGAGCCACAGTCCCAGTTGCTTGGAGTGTACGTCGACGAGTGAGAGTCATACCAAAACGAGCAGCGACTGCTATTTTGTTCTGTTGGAAATGTTGGGTTTTATTTTTAAAGTATGAGTCGACGTTGAAGCTGGGATATCGACCAGTCGACGCGGCGTTGAACCCGTGTTCTTGCTGCAATGTGATTGAGTACTTACTTGTATGATGACTCGGGACAGTTTATGATGAAACGGCGACAACTTTCGAAAATGGCAGCAGGGGCCACTGTCATCGGATCATCACTGCTGTCTGGATGCCTAGGTATGTTGCAGGGATCCGACGACGATTCCAACACAGACGCTCCTAGCCTATACCGAACCAAGTACGATTGGTGTGTTCCAGGAGATCTGGAAGTCGACAGTGTGGTAGGGGATACAGTACTCGGTCGGAGAGATATTACCGAACGCAGATCGGAGACGAGGGAAGCTATCGCCCTGAGTGCTGAGACCGGATCGATTACATGGAGCTATGAAACCGAACGAGACGTTGATCACTTTACTGCCGTCACAGTTGACGATGGAATATACCTCACCCGGAGTGGCCCCCAAGACGGCAACGGAGTGGTTGCTCTCAATATGGACGGCACGAAGCGCTGGATCGTGAACACTGCAGTCGGTTACGAGCGTCCACGTGTAGCCAACGACACAGTCTACGTCGCCGACAGCCGGGTGTACGCATTTGATGTAGCTTCAGGAGATCTACGCTGGGAGTACAACCTACAGGGTAGTAGATTGTCGCCGACAATCGTCGACGTCACCGACACTGTCGTTGTCGAAACGGGCTACACAGTCCTCGGACTCGATCCGACTGCGGGAACCGTGCGGTGGGAGTTCGAAACCGGCGATCAAGTGATAGGGGAAGTTCAGCTCTCGGACGGAATCAGTTACGTTATGACCAGTGATCGGATCGCTGCGAGTTCGGACGGTGCCGAGCAGTGGCGCACAGAATTCGACACTACTACTGCACAAACAGGCGAGAGTATTGTCGGGACCACGTCTGATCGTGTGTTCGTCTTTACAAGCGGTGATGACGGAGACGCCCACCAACTCCAGGCTTTCGAGGTTGCAACCGGCGAGCGATCCTGGACCTCCGAGCCGATCCAACCGATTGTCCAACCAGATTTTGAATGGACTCCGAGGACAACTGTATACGGAGACATCGCCTATCTCGGTGGCGAGACGCTCCGTGCAATAGACGCGACAACTGGAGACGAACTCTGGCAGGCGTCAGTCGGCGATGGGCCGATCAAAACGCTGACCGTCATCAATAACGGCGCTGAGGCCGATCACACCGTGTTCGTTCAAGGGGGCGAGACACAGCTCGCAACGTTCACCCCAGACGGCGAGCAGACGTGGAGCCACTCGGTCAACGCCCCTGATCGGGTCTCTGCGATAGGGGAGTACGTGTTCGTTGGGACGGACAACGAGATCTGCTCGCTGAATCGACTGGAAAAGTCGTAATTCACTGTTGGTTAGGCACGGTTGTCTCTACCTTGTCGATATAATTACAGTGACTATCGCCACTTGAGTTCAGTTTAGAATTCTACTTACAGGATCTACCCGAATGCCTCATCTGTGTTTTTCAGACGACCCATTCCCCAATCTGTATACGGTACCACTCACCATTGTACTGGACGTACTCTACTTGATCACTGGAGGTATTGGTCTCAAGCAAAGACAGTGTGGTTCTGAGTTCGTCGACTGCTGTGCGCTGGTGGGGTGGTGCAACGTTCTCATCTGAGCCACTCAGACAGATATCTGTTTCACCACCGTTTGTTTTCGTCATCTAAAGGAGTTTCGTGGCGTTCTCACTAAGTTCGGGGAGTCGAGCACCGTTCTCCTTGAGGATGTAGTCGACAAAGTTCCAATCTTAGGAGAAAATATATACTCATAGAGATCAATTCATTTTCATGAAGAGACGAACTCTCGTTGGTCTCACTGTTGGGGTCTCGACTGGATTCAGTGGATGTCTGTCTCAGGTGCTTGGTGGCTGCCCTGGGGTCGGTGAGATTGAAGTATTTGTTGCAGGTGATGTGCCAAAAGGTGTAGACGTTCTCGATGGAGCATCAGAGCAATTTGTTGATTCTAAATATCTTTCTCAAGCACTTTCAGAAGCCGAAGAAAATTATGAACCAGAAATGGCAGGTGTCAGTACTAGTATCAATACCTCAAATGAGACAAATCATAGCGAAGTTGATGACGGTCTTGATGATCAATCGTTTCGAGATCCTGATGCACGGGTAGCGAGAGTCTCAAGCCAAGAAATGTATTCGGACGGTACAGTGGAAGGAGTCATTGGGTTTAGGGAAGAGACGTATGTGAGATACAACAATCGCACCTACATAATGACG
This sequence is a window from Halohasta litchfieldiae. Protein-coding genes within it:
- a CDS encoding outer membrane protein assembly factor BamB family protein; this encodes MNRRSVLGVLASTSLTGIAGCLGDSGNDGAKPATTPIMNREVPIGGDIGGVIPQFQGSPEHTGNLDATGPTDGVTTYWRRTPHRYDHSQPVVVDDRVYVSFGGKLVQLDRATGQRQWITDVGHDGSSTPAVYDGTVYVTVWNGGENEDRGLAAVDADSGDITWRALTDADINSSPAVTEDGVLVGGGLGTTSVAAFDHDGTERWRHTLGEYASTPAVTGETVVYGAGTPQVVSYDAVSGERLWQFDTDGETTAAPTIADNRVVVGTQAGTLYSLDLQDGSKEWSIDLPGSVRRSVAIAENRIIIPTVEGLIAVDTAGNRDWTVDTSTRATEPVIAGDGVYFGDRRILRALSLTDGTEWWSFETRNRSFSDFGLGGIQRAPAITNGIVIVATQAGDVYALGEK
- a CDS encoding outer membrane protein assembly factor BamB family protein, yielding MVGDTVLGRRDITERRSETREAIALSAETGSITWSYETERDVDHFTAVTVDDGIYLTRSGPQDGNGVVALNMDGTKRWIVNTAVGYERPRVANDTVYVADSRVYAFDVASGDLRWEYNLQGSRLSPTIVDVTDTVVVETGYTVLGLDPTAGTVRWEFETGDQVIGEVQLSDGISYVMTSDRIAASSDGAEQWRTEFDTTTAQTGESIVGTTSDRVFVFTSGDDGDAHQLQAFEVATGERSWTSEPIQPIVQPDFEWTPRTTVYGDIAYLGGETLRAIDATTGDELWQASVGDGPIKTLTVINNGAEADHTVFVQGGETQLATFTPDGEQTWSHSVNAPDRVSAIGEYVFVGTDNEICSLNRLEKS